CCAGTACACCGAGCTTGGCGGCTCCATGGAGAAGACCGCCGACTCGCTGTTGATGGTCCGGCCGGACTACACCATCTACGACGAGGTCCGCAAGACCGACGACTTCGAGGTCTTCGCCGACATGCGACTGGCCGGCGTCGGGATGATCGGCGTCGTCCACGCGACGCGGGCCATCGACGCCCTGCAACGGCTGATCGGCCGTGTCGAACTCGGACTGATCCCACAGATCGTCGACACCGTCATCTACATCGAGGCCGGCGAGGTCCACACCGTCTACGACGTGACGACGGAGGTCAAGGTCCCCGACGGCCTGATGGAGGAGGACCTGGCCCGCCCGGTCATCCTCATCCGGGACTTCGAGACCGGCGAGCCCAAGTACGAGATCTACACGTTCAACCGGCAGGTCGTCACGGTGCCACTGGACGACGGTGACGGCGGGCCGGGCACCGACTCGGGCGTCGACCGCATCGCGAAACAGGAGATCGAGCGAGAGATCCGCTCGATCGCACACGGCCACGTCGAGGTCGAACTCAAGAGTCCCGACACCGCCGTCGTCTGGGTCGAAGAGAGCGACATCTCGCAGGTCATCGGCAAGGGCGGCGGGCGCATCACGGACGTGGAGAACCGCCTGGGCATCGACATCGACGTGCGCACGCTGGCCGAGAAGCCGAGCGACTCCTCGGCGTCGAGTACCTCGGGGTCGGGCGCGAACGCGCCGGGCCAGATCGTCACCCCGGAGATCACCTCCCGACACGTCCAGATCCCGATGGACGGCCACCAGGGCGACACCGTGGAAGTGCAGGCCGACGGCGAGTACCTCTTCACCGCGACGGTCTCGCGGGGCGGCGAGATCCAGGTCTCGCGTGGCTCTGCCATCGCCGAAGAGCTAGAGCAGGCGATCGACCGCGGCAAGACGATCACGGTCGTTCCATCGTAGCGAACGCATCCGCGCCAGAGGCGCGGTTCACAGCCACGAGCGAAGCGAGTGGCTGCCTTTTTCATCGACGTTTTTGCAAGTGGGGTGCCCGCAGCGAACGGAGTGAGCGAGGACATCCCCCGCAGCAAAAAGGTCGTGGAGCAGGCCATCGACCGCGGCAAGACGATCACGGTCGTTCCGTCCTAGACGAGCGCGGGACACGGATGACGTTCGGAATCGAAACCGCCTACGTCGGCTGTGGCCGAGCCGGTCGGGCGCGGATCCGTGAGGGTCTCGAACGGCGGGCATCGGGCACCGCCGTGACGCCGGACCACGGGGCGAGCCCCGAGCTGCTCGCCCTCGATAGCGGCGCGGACGAGTCGCTGGCGGCGGCGCTCGCGGCGTTCGACATCGTCGTGGTGACCGGCGAGAGCGACAGTCGCGACACACGAGCGCAGATGGCGGCGGTCGGACGGGCGTGTCCGGACGACGCGACCTGTGTCGGTGTCGTCACCGGCGCGATGGACCACGGGATCGAGCGGCTCGGCCGAGCGTGTGACACCGTCGTCCCCGCCGACACCGACGCGCTCGCACGGGAGTTCGCGACCGACCTGTTGACGTGGGCGAGCGAGCCGATGCTGCTGCGAACGGATTCGTCGCAGGTGTACGACGGCCTCGACGGCGGCGGGGTCGCCGCCGTCGACCGTGTGACCGGCGATCGAACGGCACTACGATCCCTCGTCGAGCGGGCGAGCGTCGACGAGACCACGGACGGCCAGCGGCTCCTCTTTGGCTATCTCGCCTTCGGCGTCGACTTTACCCTGGCCGACGACGAGCGATTCCAGCAGTTCTGTGACCGGCCCGAGGTGGTCACCGGGCGGGCCAGCCTGGCCGAGCCCGACGCGTGTCGGCTGACGGCGGTCCGGCAGGTCTCGGAGTGATGGTCCCGGAGAACCGGCCGCGGCGACTTCCAGAGAGACAATCGAATCAGACGCAGATCGCACGGCCGTGGTCGGAGCGAGCGTGCGTCGACTTGCGGCGTCGACGACTACTGGAATCGGACGCCGAGGTCATGGAGGCCGTCGTTGTGTCGGGCGACGTTGATTAGCAGCGGCGTCAGTCCCTCGATCTCCGCGGCGTTGGCCAGCGGGCCGCCGTCGAGCGCGCGCAGGCCCTCGATCGACTCCGCCAGTTCGATCACGGTGTCTTTGGCGTCGGACTCGTCGCCGACGACGACGGTGTCCCAGTCGAGGTCGGCGTCGAGGTCGGCGAGCCGGCCGGCCGCGAGGTTGTGGAACGCGCCGACGACGGGTACGTCGTCGGGCGCGGCGTTGGCCGCGAGCTGCGTGACGCTGCCGACGCCGGGCCGGTTGTAGTGGAAGCCGTCCTCGTCGCGTTTCATGCCCACCGCGGGGGAGACGAGCACGTCGTCCGGCGAGAGTTCGTCGGCGATGGACTCGACGGTGTCGGTGAGGTGGTAGGCCGGGACGGCGGTGACGATCACATCCGCGCGCTGGGCGGCCTCGACGTTGCCCAGCCCCTCGACGCTCGCGTCACGGCCGCGCTCGTCGAGTGCCGTCGCGTACTCCGTCGCTTTCGCTGCTGCGCGCTCCGGATCGCGCGAGCCGACGAGCACGTCGTGGGCGGAGTCCGCGGCCCACCGCAGTGCCAGTCCCTCGCCGATGTCGCCAGTGCCACCGAGTAGGGCGATTTCCATACCGAAAGGCTGGAGCGAACACCGAATAAGTGTTGTCACACTCCCGCTACTTGCCGATGTCTGGCGCTCGTGTGTCGCCCAGACAGCTGTAGAGAGGGGCGTCGTACGGTCGACCGGGCGAACGGCGACGAGACTCCGTCTCGTACTGCCGGCTGTACCTTCGTGACGAGCTTCGCCACCCGGGGTGGCGAAATCGGTCACAGATGTACAGCCGGTCGTGTCAGTCGTCGCCCAGGAGCGGCGGTCCCGGCTCGCCCCGGAGCACGATCAGGTACGCGAGGACGAGCGACAGCACGACCCACTGGACGCCGACGAACAGCTGCGAG
Above is a genomic segment from Halomicrobium sp. LC1Hm containing:
- the npdG gene encoding NADPH-dependent F420 reductase, which codes for MEIALLGGTGDIGEGLALRWAADSAHDVLVGSRDPERAAAKATEYATALDERGRDASVEGLGNVEAAQRADVIVTAVPAYHLTDTVESIADELSPDDVLVSPAVGMKRDEDGFHYNRPGVGSVTQLAANAAPDDVPVVGAFHNLAAGRLADLDADLDWDTVVVGDESDAKDTVIELAESIEGLRALDGGPLANAAEIEGLTPLLINVARHNDGLHDLGVRFQ